In Chiroxiphia lanceolata isolate bChiLan1 chromosome 7, bChiLan1.pri, whole genome shotgun sequence, the DNA window gaaaacagagaaaacacaccATATAGAAAATGTCAAATATGTCAAAACATTCATGAATACCAACATCTCCCTCTGCACCGTCCCCAGCTGCAAAGGTTACTTAGGGCTAACGTTTCAGCAAGTGCAGATTATGCAGCGCTGGGTTTActtatacataaaaaaaaaatcagctacaGGTGCATCTGAAGTGCCTTTTGCATGCAGCCAGTCCGGGGATTTCTCCCACTGAAGGAAAGTCAGGAGGGCAAAAATCACATAAAACGTGAATTTGCCAGCTCTGACTACACCCCAGACCTAAATTCCCCCTGGCTGGTCCCGGTGTTCCTGACACGTGCAACGAGGATAATTAGGGAAAGGACTAAAAGCAAGTGTTGCCGATTGCAACCCCAAACTAATAAAGCTCCTGCACAGGTCTCGTGCCTGCAGCAATTCATCTCCAGGAAAGGAGGGCTCGGAACACGGTGTGACACTTCCCTGTCCCCGAGTCACTGATGGAGAATTATATGGGAATTATATCAGCCCAGTTTTATGGGACTGGGAGCACAACACGCCCAGGACAACGTGGCACCGTCCAGGCCCTCGGACAAACAGAGCTGAAATTAAATGTCACAAGTGGAACACGACAGACTGTGCGAGCAAACACCCGACCTGGATCCGCCCCAGTTCACCTGTCAAGTTTGGAAATCTTGGCGTGTTCGGGAAAATTGTGCCTTGGTGTAACCTCCTCATCCATcaacagcaggaggagaaaggtaccctgctctgcctcagcagtGAGACCCTCCCTGGCTGAGGCTTCACTGGGAACACAAGTGTGGCTCAGACAGAGCAAGCAGGCTCCTTTCTTACACATCAGTGATCAGAGGAGCAGGTCTGCAGGAAACAGTGCAATTGTACAAGCAAAAAAAGTTGGGTTCAAATCAGCCCGGTGGGTTGATAACAAACCACAGAACCcaagctccccagggaacaAACCAGGACGGGTCTGGCTGCTCCTCACACCAGCCCAGCAGTAACAAATTCCAGTAGCAGCACAGAGCTAAAATAATTAAGATAGCTATTGATCTGGAATATTGCAAGCCTGGAGAAGTGAAATCTTTTAATAAATCCTCCCATTGATACCACCagttaaaaattattccttcaCCTCCACATTCTGCTTCGAGCTCCCAACtccaaacatttttctgaatgtcTCTATACAGTGCTCAGTGCTTCTTCCCTGCTTCCTTGCTGTCCTTCCCTGAGCCTGCAgaacagggaaagcagcagacccagggagcacagagccTCCAGCAGCCCTTCCCTCTTCAGCCTGCCCTTTAACCAAGCCCCCCGAGCCCCTGGAAGCGTTCCCTCCCGTGTTCCCTGCCCGAGCCCACCTGGATGCCCGAGCCCAGGCAGGCAGGGTCCCTCCAGCCGCTGATCCACGCAGGGCTCCTCTGCCCGGCCACCCTCCGAGCCACGGACAGGGCAGGAGCCCACCCGGGGGGCTGAGGAGTGGGGGGAACACGAGGGAAGAGGGCACGGCTGAGGGTAAAAGCCGAGGCAGGTGCGAAATGGCTGCCTGGGAAGGATAaatcctcctctccccaggtgCAGAGGGTTAAACCTGTTAGAAAAGTTACTGCAGAAGACGCTGAGGCAAGTGGTGGAAGCAGCTTGATTTTTGGGGAGAATTGGGAGCAGGTGTGAGCATATTTAAAGGTGGGTAGAGTTGTTAAATCCTTTCTATAAACAGgtgtgctttttttcatttaaaaacccTTCTAAAAGCATAGACATTTACACCTCTGTATCTACTCACACGTATTTAGGGAATATCTATATTCCATATATATTATCCAGGTTAAAGTCACAACGACTCCAGCCCCGTGTCCTTGGCAGTCCCAAGCTCAAAACCCCGCTCAGCATGAATTAGGCAGCATctaactctaccccagcccCGCTCGCTGCCCCCCGCACCCGCCTGCGATGGGACCGACTCTTAATTCTTCTTACAACTGCCTTATTTTAGGAATTTTTCGCCTGGTCGAGCCGCAAagccccttccccaggcagagcGGCTGTTGGGGGCTGTCCGCTCCGGGGGCGTGCGGGCCGGGGTGCGGGGGGTGCGGGGCGGCGGATCGCAGCCCCCCGGGGACGGGGGTGCGGCACCGGGGCCCTCCCCGCCCTTAACTCCGTGTCCGTGGGGGATTTTGGGTCGGGCACCGCGGGACCCGTGGCAGAGAGCGGATCGAACCCGGCTGCGGCAGCGGAGTCCCCTCACTCTCCCCCGGGCGTTACCGAGGCCGGAGACTGAAGTTCTGGCCATTCCCCGACGAACCCCCGCAGTTTCTGTTCCCGCTCCCTCTCCACGCGTGGGAGCCCCGCGAGCACATCCCGGTCCCCCGCCCGGAGCCGGGACCCCGCGGGGCTCTGGGCGCGGTGTCGGTGCCGCCGGTGCGGAGAAGcccccccgccctgccccgcAGTCCGCGGGACCCCCGAGGCTCCGGGGATCAGAGAATTCCCCGGTACCCGCACCCCGCTTTGCTCCGCGCGGCCCGTCCCGCTCCCCCGAGCCCCTCCGCAGCCGCGGGGGCCTTAATTAAAGGTGTTTTCCTGAGGAATTAGCCCTCCCGATGAAGGGATGTGCCTGAGCAAACGCCGGCgcgggaggagggagagagggatggatgTCGCAGGATGCGGGGTCCTGATGCGGGGTCTGGATGCGGCGGGGACCGACCGCGGAAAAACCCGGGAAAGGACCAACCTCCGAGCCGCgggttttcctcctcttcctcccgcGGCGCCGGCGGCACCGAACGGGAACGGCCCCGTCCATCGGCGCTCCGGGATCGCCGCACGGGCAGAGGCTTTTGTCCCCCGGGtgcggcgggggctgcggggcagCTTCGCACTTCGGCAGAAAGGAGACGAAATTCGATTCGTTTACATGTTTTATTGTTGTAAACATTAAAATTGTCTTTCTCAAAGAAAGAGTTCTcgggagaaaaaataataataataataataataataattataatccGCGTTTCTAACTGTCTCacaccatattaaaaaaaggcagcGACTTTCCCGTGTGCCGAACCGGGgtatacaaagaaaaataccacagaatatggcaatattaaaaatattagtcgaacataaaataatatattaacCGACAATTTTTagacataataaaaaaaaaaacccggaacaaaacaaaccaaaaattcAAAGTGCTCAGTAATTTCCAGGGAGTTATGTATAGTATAAGCACTCTGGAAACAGTCAAAAGCTGCTGCATGCAAGATCTGTTTAGCTTTAGACAACAAAATAATCAAGATATAAACTTCTTCTTTAATCAACATCAACAGTACATACAACACTTACAAACAAGGGGTGTCGGGCGGTGTTTACAAACACTATGTGTCCCTTTGGGGGGGATCTCGGGGGGGGGTGACACTTGTTCCCACCTATTTTACAATTGAGAAAATGTTTGAAGCTTAGATAACTACCAGTCTTTATAAAAGCTACCAGACTACATAGTGTCTGAAATACTATTTATAGAATATAGACATTACTGAAATAGCAAGTGCCTATAACATTGTCACCCTGGAATCATCATGCTTCCCTGGTACGGACAGATTGTTGGGTTTTCTTGtctttattctccttttttttttttaattattttttttttccccccaaacacgtttagctttcatttttattttttttttctctagaattATTTTCCGTATTTCTTCATAAATAGGCAcggaacaatttttttaaaaagccaaaccGCATCTGACAAATTTACAAGCCTTCTCCAATGCCACGCCACCCACGCAACGTTTGGGCTTTGGGTATATTACAGCTTTCTCTTACAGCAGAAAACTTTAGTCTTTAGGAGGGTGACACTCGTGGGTCCCTCAGCACTCGGTTTGTCACCGCGTGGGTCTGAGCTGCGCGCCCGGCGTCGCCAGGTCGGGTCACCTTTCCACTCAGAAGTCCTTAATAATAAACTCATTTAGAAGCCGATAATAAAAAGTTTATACCATGGTATTTGTGTAGTCCATGAGCTGCATCCATGATGCCCCAGAGCCAAAATGCCCATCGCGTTCTGCCTGCAGGAGTTTGCAACACTGGCTGGGGTGGGAGCtggcacccaggggtgctgctCTGGGCCCAGACCAGCTCCCCTTCAGGCAGGTGGAGCTTCTCCTCGGGTCAGCGGAAGCGCACGGGGGAAGAGTCTTAAAAAGGTAAAGTGTCCAGGAAAAGTTTGTCGATTATTGCTGGCGGTGGCACCAAATCTTCCAGTTTCAGGTAGAAAATGCGCTGCAGCCCCTGCGTGCAAAGCGTGCGGAGTTCGGGGAGCTTCCCCAAGAGTTTGGACAAATAGTTGGGGCGATTCAGGCCCCCGTTATTGAAAGTCACATGGTCTTTGAGACAATTTACAATCTTGTTCTGAAGCTCTTCCACCCTCTTGGGTTCCTTCAGCCCGTGCCTCTCTGCAAAGAGAAGGGTGCGGGACGTTACGGGTCTGACACGGAGGAAGGCGGGCGAGGGaacaggagctgggaggaagaggggaCACTGACCTGTCACCATGGCCAGGGCAGCAAtgcaggagaaggcagagatGTCGATGTTCATGTTTTGCAAGTTGGAGGAAAATTCCACAATGGAATCGATCCACTCCCCAAAGCCGCGGACGCACTGCAACCGGTGCAGGACCACCCCGTTGCAGAAGATTAGCTTCCCCTCCACGGGGTTGGACCTGGAAGGAAGGGGACAACCCCAAAATGAACTGATGGATGAatgagagagggaggaaaattagatagaaagaaaaaaaaaagaaggaagaggatgagagaaaaaaaggcaaaggatttaaaaaaaaaaaaaagagagaatgagcaaaaggaaggaagggagagaaggaagggagagaaggataaaataaagagagtgaaagagaaaaaagaaaagaagaggaaagaaattttaaaaaaataagaaaggagaAGATGAGGAGAGAGAAGCTAAACAACTAATTACTTGAGGAGCAATAAATGAAGGATTTAAGAGGCACCTAATTACCGAGGAGTTAATAAAATGCAGAGCAGTGGACCTTGAAAGGGTCTGGCTCCCTGGCCGCCCCTCACCTGTACGCCAACCGCAGCACGAACAGCTCCAGGAAGGCAGACTCGAAGAGCAGGTCCTGGTCCGTTTTGGGGAGGTCGGTGAAGCCGGGGATTTTTTCTGCCCACCCTCGGATGATCTCCATGGAGCCGGTCAGGAGATCATAGAACTGCTGGATGTGCTGGGTGTCGTCACCGCTCAGCTGGTAGTCGGGGTTAGCCTGGAACtggaaattcattttaaaaagccctTAATGAGGTTCTCTAAAGTCTATAACCCGTGAAATTGCTCACCCCATCCCCGGCCAGGGAGCGGGCTGGGATAACAATTAAACCTCTCTCTGACCGGTGAGGAAATTAGATGTTCCGGGACAATTAATTCGATTAGGAACGGCGCTCCGAGGCCGCCGCTCTCCGTGCGCGGGGGGCCCGATCCCGGGGCGGCGCCGGGACCGGCGGGGCTGAGCCGAGCCCTCGGGGCTGAGCCGAGCCCTCGGTGCCGGCGGGCTGAGCCGAGCCCTCGGTGCCGGCGGGGCTGAGCCGAGCCCTCGGGGCTGAGCCGAGCCCCGGGACCGGCGGGGCTGAGTCGAGCCCTCGGTGCCGGCGGGGCTGAGCCGAGCCCCGGCCGCCCGGCAGCGCTGCGGTGCCGGTGCGGGTGCGGTGtcggcggccccggcggggcgggcagAGCTCCGAGCCCCGGCTCTCCCCCCGCagcggccgcggggccgccggccccccctccccgggcggcggcggcggggtcCCTCCGCGAGCTCGGTGCCGCTTACCCGGGAATAGTCCAGGCTGGTCATAGCCGGGTTGGAGTCGACATGGGCTCTCACCAGCGCACTGATCAGACTCAccgggggagaggggggagagggctCCTGGGGGCTCTTCGGTTTGGACGGCAAGCGGCCCCGCCGGCCTTTTAGGCTGTCTGTGCGCACCACTGCAAGAGAGAGCGGGGTCAGCGCGGCCCGCGGGGAGCGCTCGGGGCGggcggacggacggacggacacTCACCCTCCTTGACCATGCCGACGGCCAGGCACTTCTGGAAGCGGCAGTACTGGCAGCGGTTGCGCCGGCGCTTGTCCACCGGGCAGTTCTTGTTGGCCAGACACACGTACTTGGCGTTCTTCTGCACCGTGCGCTGCGGGACGGGGCGGGACGGGCGGGCTGAGCGGCCGGATGGGGCTGCGGGCCCCGACCCCGCTCCCGCACCGCAGCCACCGCCGCTCCCGCCTTTATTTTCTTATCCCTTGTTTTCCCCTCgatttccttttcccctttccccctgtattttcttttcagtttttttgcctttattttctccccttttcccccttattttgttttcccggttttatttttccccttttatattcttttcccttttcctttttattttcttttccattttaccctttattttcttttcccttttatttccttttcctttttttctccttttatctttattttcttcctccttttctatctttatttcccttcccc includes these proteins:
- the NR4A2 gene encoding nuclear receptor subfamily 4 group A member 2 isoform X1; the encoded protein is MPCVQAQYGSSPQGASPASQSYSYHSSGEYSSDFLTPEFVKFSMDLTNTEITATTSLPSFSTFMDNYNTSYDVKPPCLYQMPLSGQQSSIKVEDIQMHGYQQHGHLPPQSEEMMSHSGSVYYKPSSPPTPSTPGFQVQHGPVWDDPGSLHNFHPNYVATTHMIEQRKTPVSRLSLFSFKQSPPGTPVSSCQMRFDGPLHVPMTPEPAGPHHGVDGQAFAVPNPIRKQPSMAFPGLQLGHAPQLLDSQVPSPPSRGSPSNEGLCAVCGDNAACQHYGVRTCEGCKGFFKRTVQKNAKYVCLANKNCPVDKRRRNRCQYCRFQKCLAVGMVKEVVRTDSLKGRRGRLPSKPKSPQEPSPPSPPVSLISALVRAHVDSNPAMTSLDYSRFQANPDYQLSGDDTQHIQQFYDLLTGSMEIIRGWAEKIPGFTDLPKTDQDLLFESAFLELFVLRLAYSSFWGCPLPSRSNPVEGKLIFCNGVVLHRLQCVRGFGEWIDSIVEFSSNLQNMNIDISAFSCIAALAMVTERHGLKEPKRVEELQNKIVNCLKDHVTFNNGGLNRPNYLSKLLGKLPELRTLCTQGLQRIFYLKLEDLVPPPAIIDKLFLDTLPF
- the NR4A2 gene encoding nuclear receptor subfamily 4 group A member 2 isoform X3 encodes the protein MPCVQAQYGSSPQGASPASQSYSYHSSGEYSSDFLTPEFVKFSMDLTNTEITATTSLPSFSTFMDNYNTSYDVKPPCLYQMPLSGQQSSIKVEDIQMHGYQQHGHLPPQSEEMMSHSGSVYYKPSSPPTPSTPGFQVQHGPVWDDPGSLHNFHPNYVATTHMIEQRKTPVSRLSLFSFKQSPPGTPVSSCQMRFDGPLHVPMTPEPAGPHHGVDGQAFAVPNPIRKQPSMAFPGLQLGHAPQLLDSQVPSPPSRGSPSNEGLCAVCGDNAACQHYGVRTCEGCKGFFKRTVQKNAKYVCLANKNCPVDKRRRNRCQYCRFQKCLAVGMVKEVVRTDSLKGRRGRLPSKPKSPQEPSPPSPPFQANPDYQLSGDDTQHIQQFYDLLTGSMEIIRGWAEKIPGFTDLPKTDQDLLFESAFLELFVLRLAYSSFWGCPLPSRSNPVEGKLIFCNGVVLHRLQCVRGFGEWIDSIVEFSSNLQNMNIDISAFSCIAALAMVTERHGLKEPKRVEELQNKIVNCLKDHVTFNNGGLNRPNYLSKLLGKLPELRTLCTQGLQRIFYLKLEDLVPPPAIIDKLFLDTLPF
- the NR4A2 gene encoding nuclear receptor subfamily 4 group A member 2 isoform X2, whose product is MPCVQAQYGSSPQGASPASQSYSYHSSGEYSSDFLTPEFVKFSMDLTNTEITATTSLPSFSTFMDNYNTSYDVKPPCLYQMPLSGQQSSIKVEDIQMHGYQQHGHLPPQSEEMMSHSGSVYYKPSSPPTPSTPGFQVQHGPVWDDPGSLHNFHPNYVATTHMIEQRKTPVSRLSLFSFKQSPPGTPVSSCQMRFDGPLHVPMTPEPAGPHHGVDGQAFAVPNPIRKQPSMAFPGLQLGHAPQLLDSQVPSPPSRGSPSNEGLCAVCGDNAACQHYGVRTCEGCKGFFKRTVQKNAKYVCLANKNCPVDKRRRNRCQYCRFQKCLAVGMVKEVVRTDSLKGRRGRLPSKPKSPQEPSPPSPPVSLISALVRAHVDSNPAMTSLDYSRFQANPDYQLSGDDTQHIQQFYDLLTGSMEIIRGWAEKIPGFTDLPKTDQDLLFESAFLELFVLRLAYRSNPVEGKLIFCNGVVLHRLQCVRGFGEWIDSIVEFSSNLQNMNIDISAFSCIAALAMVTERHGLKEPKRVEELQNKIVNCLKDHVTFNNGGLNRPNYLSKLLGKLPELRTLCTQGLQRIFYLKLEDLVPPPAIIDKLFLDTLPF